The Vicia villosa cultivar HV-30 ecotype Madison, WI unplaced genomic scaffold, Vvil1.0 ctg.001584F_1_1, whole genome shotgun sequence genomic interval TGCAAGACAGAATGGCAACTAGATGATATACTCACTAAACCTTTGAAAAAGTCTGGTTCGACGAGTTGAAGAAAAGCATTGGGATGAGAAGTCTTGAAaacatgaattaggtggtgtgttagaAGTTGTAATTCGATGTTTTGTAGAAAAACTAGTATTCGACTGTCTCGAAGTAGCTATTCGAAGTAATTGAAGTCAGTTGTATTCGACAGAGCCGAATACAACATTTAGCTGTCGTGTCGAAGCCAAAATATTACTTAGGTTGCAATTGGGCCTGAGTTGCAAGTTTGGGCATGGGGATCGACAGCCTATAATTAGGCATGACTTGCATAGTTTAATACAATCacacttaacaacaacaacaattttcatAATACAGTTTCTAGAGTTAataatttttctctcttttctggTCGAATCATTTTATTCGTGAATGTAGATGATTTGCTAATTACAGGTGCACATGAAGCTGAGATAAGAAAAGTTAAGTCAAGGTCATGCAAAAGTTTGAAATGTCCGACAAAGGGAACTTGTCATATTTTTTGGGGATAAAGTTCAAAGACACAGGTGAAGGAGTATTCTTACACTAGAGGAAGTGTTCTGAAGATATCTTGAAGAGGTTCATGATGAGCAATTATAATGCAGCTGCTACGCCATTGGAAGCTGGAGTAAAGTTTAAGAAAGTTACAAATGATGAGTTTGTAAGTGCAATACTATACAAACAAATGATTGGATTCTTAGGTATCTTTGCAATACCTGACCATATATCTGTCAAAGTGTTAGATTATTGAGCCGATTCATGGAGAAACCCCAAGAATGTCATCTCATTCCAGTTAAGAGGGTGATGAGATACATAAAGGGTACGGTTGATCATGGTGTGCTGATGCCAAGAGAAAAGAAGGTCAGCACAGATGCAAAAGTATATGGTTACGCTGATTCAGATTTCAGTGGAGATCAAGACGAGAAAAATAATATTGCAGGCTACATATTCATGATCAAAGGCGCTCAAATCTTTTGGAGCTCAAGAAAGCAAAGCATTGGGGCTTTGTCATCATGTAAAACTGAGTATGTGGCTGCATCATATGCAACATGTCAAGCAGTATGGATAGAGATGTTGCTCGAAGATCTCAAAATCATGGAACCTAAGAAACTTAAGTTGTTTGTAAATAACAAGTCAGTTATCAACCTAGCTAATCATCCTATGTGTCATGATCGAAGTAAACACATAGAGAGGAGATATCATTTTCTCAGAGATTAAGTAAAGAAAAGTAAGTTTGAACTTGAGCATTGCAAGACAGAATGACAACTAGCCGATATACTCACCAAACCTCTGAAAAAAGTTAGGTTCGACGAGTTGAAGAAAAACATTAGGATGAGAAGTCTCGAAAACATGAATTAGGTGTTGTGTTAGAAGTTGTAATTCGATGTTTTGCAGAAAAGTTCGTATTCGACTGTCTCAAAGTAGCTAGTCAAAATAGTAGAAGTTAGCTGTATTCGACACAGTCGAATACAACATTTATCTGTTGCATTGAAGCCAAAATATAACTTGGGTTTTAATTGGGCTTGAGTTGCAAGTTTGAGCATGGGGATCGATAGCTTATAATTAGGCATGACTTGTATAGTTTAATACAATTacacttaacaacaacaacaatttcataATACAATTTCTAGAGTTAAtagtttttctctcttttctctcttcttctttcatcttttttaAAACTCCAAATTGTTCCATCGGTTCTAACACGGTGGAAAATAAAAACTCTCCATTCCACAGTTTCTTTATTTTTCAACTACTAAATCACAATCACAATGAATCCACTCTAAAATTTGATAGAGAAAGACTTATATAAAGGGTTCACAATGCGTTTCTCAAACCTATAATAATTCACAATTCTCGCTCTATGGTGTTTACTCACATTACTTTCAAATGGACTTGCAAAACCGTCttaaataaaggaaaaaaaaacatGATCTTTTTTGGCATAATTCAAATCAACGTATGCAAAAAATCTGAAACATGAACTTTTTAAACCACGATTCAAATTATTCACTCtggaatgaattaaaaataatcatttttgaaGGCATATTATTCACACAAAAGTAGAGCTACATTCTATTGTGTGCaagttttattttgtttattaggtGGCAGTACATGCATATGGTGAACACTCCCTAAATCGGACAAAACCCACAAAATAGTTTCCTGAAGTTTGGACCAAACCTCATTCACGTAAATTACATGTGTAATGTAGTTAGAAATAACAAAGTAGACGGTGGTATTTGTATCATTAAGAATGATCAAAGACAATTTGGACTCTCAAAAACCGAGCGATTCTTGCTCATCCATTATGGGTGCATGACTTTCAATTGGATAATATAGATTTTGAGTTAGATTCTAAGCACGAGGTAAATATTTTTCCTAGTAAAAAGATAAATATCTTTCATTTTGGTATTTAtcttattcattttaaaaattcTCTTATTTAGTCTTATGAGACAAACTAAAAGATTGCGTCTCTAATATTTATCTAAAAGCGGGGATATTGTTAGATTAAATGTTATGATCAGAATTTGAACTCTAGTACTCACAGTTAAGTGTATAAATGTTTTTAGTGATTATTATCATTtcgttaaaaaaaaaagttaaaactaGTGAGATTGCTCTTTATCTTATAAGTTTATCCACATCTATATCTAGTTTTCATGTTTTTATTGATATACTTGCATGGATCCAAGACATTATCATGTATGAAATGTTATAAACTTACGAGGGTTGCTATGCTTACACCCAAAATTCTACACCCAAAATTCTACACCATGTATTTATAGCCTATCAAATAAAGCATGACCCAtgtattttttttgtcaaaacaaattaaaaaaaaaaaaattaaacaatttaaaaaatcaaaaccgTATAACAATATGATGTATTGTTACTTTTTAGTGTACAAGTAATATTTCCCTAAACTTATTATCCTAAAAAAAACTTGAAAGACAATCACATGTGAGGGTTAATTTTGTCCAGTCATAACTACACATACCCATCATGGTCATGCCCACCCATTGACAACACTATCCCTACCATACGAGTGATTACTTattccaaataaaaaataaaaatatccagATAATAAGTGAGAGAAGAGAAGAAAACggttaagaaaaaaaaaaatagaaagagagTGTGGCGTGTATTGTGGCCTCTCTGGACACACACATGAAAACCAACTCATTCAattctcttctttcttctctgtAAAATTATATTCCCTCTCTTTCCAATAATTATCCAACTTACTTTGATCctcaattttcttcttctttcttaacTAACAATGTCATATAACAAAACTCTATCGTTCTTCATAATTCAGTAACCGTTTCGCTTTTTCTTCTTACTCTGCTTTCCTCCATGGCTTCAAAAGCTTCTACTGCTACTACTAGGTTAGTCAACTTTTGCTTTTGAATCAGTATACTGTTAAGATCTGATTTGGATTCTTCGGTAGTTACTTCTATTCTAAGCATCGTTTTGTTGCTTGATTCTGTTTGATTTGATCTAGTAATTATGATCTTATTCTTATGCTATTTtagtattttacttaatttttcctttttttatatatttgctttctATGTACTATTCTAAAAATAggcttgtttatttatttatttatttatcttgattTGTACAATTATATACATTGTTGATTTTGTATCAATATTAATTTGGCTTATTAATGATACTGGATGCTTAATTTTAAATAAGAACTGTGTTTTTGTGGCTTAGATCTATCTGATTGGTTCGAAATTGAATTTAACTATTGTGATTCTTTTTCTGCAATTTGATGTTTCTGCATAGCTACTAATTGAGTAGAAGACTTGATGAGATCTATTGTGTTTCTTTTAATGCTTTGTGATCTGATTTTGTTGACATTATGATGAATTTGATAGATCGAAAATATCGGAAAATTCGAACAAAGGTGTATCACCGGCTACGCCCAGAGTCAGTAAAGTTAGTAAAGTAGTGAGCAAATCAGAAACTGAATCGCCGCCTCCCTTGCAAAATTCACAGCTTTCTGTGGAAAGATCGCCGCGATCCGTGATTTCTAAGCCTCCTGTTGAGCGGAAATCAGCTAAAGCTAGTTCCACAACACCGGATGTAAGTTATAGAGTGTATTTAGTGTTCTGTCTTTGTTTGCACTTGAACTGCTTTTCtttatttcaatttcatttgCTATTTTTGGAATGAAGAAGCATATGAACTTCCTAACATCTCAAGTTTCCTTGCAAGTTCGATAAGGAAATGTCTGAGACGTGTTACTCTTATCGGTTAATGCTAATTATGTGACAAATTTTGATTGGGGCTTCAGAAGTTTTAGATAATGCATGAATTACTGGCCTTTCATTTTGTGATGTCTAGTATTCGATTTGATAGAATTCAAAGTCCAATCAAAATAGATAATGCATATCTATTTTGAACATGAATCTGTTCTTAAGTCTGATTCACAATGATGAAACCCGATTCATTTTAATGAGTATTTCTACCTAAACTTATTCAACCATTTTTTTGTTGTCAATTTTGTATAGCTAGACACTTTTCTCTTACCATTTGATTTATGACTTGAATCTGGAATTATTCAGATTAGTATGTGATATAAAAGCTTAAAACTTAGCTATGTCAATTGTTTATAATAACATTTTAATATATTGTACAATttataataagttttaaaaagTAGGTATTttgtttaatgattttttttatgtattcctttttttttctttctttccagaAACAAGTAGCAAGAGCTGCAAAGGGTTCAGAATTGCAGAACCAGTTGAATGTAGCTCAAGATGATCTAAAGAAAGCAAAGGAACAGATCGTTCAGGCTGAGAAGGAGAAGGAAAAAATTACTGATGAGTTGAAAGAAGCACAGAGAGTAGCCGAGGAAGCAAATGAGAAACTCAGGGAAGCATTGGTGGATCAAAAGCGGGCCAAGGAGGAATCTGAAATAGAAAAATTCCGAGCTGTTGAATTGGAACAGGCTGGAATTGAAactgtgaagaagaaggaagaggAATGGCAAAAAGAGCTTGAAAGTGTGAAGAACCAGCATGCCTTGGATGTGGCTGCTCTTGCTTCCACCACTGAGGAGCTTCAGCAGATTAAACAAGAACTCGCCATGATGTGTGATGCTAAGGACCAGGCATTGAATCATGCTGATGATGCAGCTAAAATTGCCGAGGTTCATGCTGAGAAAGCAGAAAGTTATGCAGCTGAATTGGCGCAGTTGAAGGCCTTACTGGATTCAAAACAAGAAACAGAAGCCAGTGATAATAGGCTTATAGTGAAGCTGAAAAAAGAGGTAAAAGCTCTCAAGCAAGAACTTGATAAGGAAATGAGTTATGATGAGAAGTTGACAGAGAAAGAAAATCTTATTGAACAACTTAATGTAGAACTTGAATCCTCGAGGATGGCAGAATCTTATGCTCGCAGTCTGCTAGAGGAGTGGAAGAAGAAGGTTGAGGAACTGAAAATGAGGGTTGAAGAATCAAACAGGTTGGAGAGATCCGCATCAGAATCCTTGGAATCTGTAATGAAACAGCTAGAAGGAAGCAATGATCTGTTGCATGATGCAGAGTCTGTAGTTGGTCCTCTTAAAGAGAAGGTGGGATTGTTAGAAATGACAATTGCGAGACAAAAAACTGATCTTGAGGAATCTGAACGTCGCCTTCTTATCGCTAAGGAAGAAAGTCTCGAAAATTCAAAGAAGATTGAGTCTCTCAAATCTGAACTTGAGACGGTGAAGGAAGAGAAAGACCAGGCTTTGGATAATGAACAACTTGCAGCCTCTAGTGTGCAGACCTTattagaagagaaaaacaaacttTTCAATGAATTGAAGAATTctagggaagaagaagaaaagagtaAAAAGGCAATGGAAAGCTTAGCTTCTGCATTACATGAAATATCTGCAGAATCTAGAGAAGCCAAAGAGAATCTACTGGGCAATCAAGCTGAAAGGCAAAGCTATGAAAACCAGATTGAAGATTTAAAGTTAGTCTTAAAAGGTACTAATGAAAAATATGAGTCGATGCTTGACGAGGCACGACATGAAATTGATGTTCTTATATTCAGTATTGAAAGCTCGAAGAATGTCTTTGAGAACTCAAAGGCTGAGTGGGAGCAAAGAGAGCTTCATCTAGTCAGCAGCCTGAAGAAAGCTGAAGAAGGGAACGCGACCacggaaaaagaaataaataggtTAGTTTATCTGCTTAAAGAAGTTGAGGAAGAAGAAAATTCCAACAGGGAGGAAGAAACTCGGTTGAAAGAAAATCTGAATGAAGTTGAGGCCGAGGCAATCCACCTGCAGGAAGCTCTGAAGGAAGTAACGTCTGAAAACGTGAAATTGAAGGAGAATATATTggataaagaaaatgaaatgcAGAATGTTTTTCAAGAAAACGATGAACTCCGGGCTAGGGAAGCCGAATCTATTAAGAAGGTGGAAGAGTTGTCTAAGTTGCTGGAAGAAGCTGCGACGAGAAACCACAATGACCAAGAAAATGGTGATCTTTCAGACAGTGAGAAGGACTATGATTTGCTTCCTAAAGTAATTGAATTTTCTGAACAGAATGGTCATGGATATGTTGGAGAGGACATTCCAAAGGTTGAGCTTTCCATCAATCAAGGACTCAAACATAGCTTACAAGAAGAAAGTATAACCTTGAATGACAAAACCGATGAGAAAATCGAATCTCCAAAACCTGTGGATGCGAACGGAAAACCAAAGGAAGATGAGAGTAAAGGAAATGATGATCCAGAAGAAGTAGAATTCAAAATGTGGGAGAGTTACAAGATAGAGAAAAAGGAATTCTCTTTCTCGCCAGAAAGAGAAGCAGAGCCTGAATCacttgaagaggaagttgagtcaaAGATAGAAGAAGATGGCGGTCGTGAGAGCTTTGATAAGATAAATGGAACCGCTGTCACAGAGAACATTGACAATGGTGGGAGCTCACCATTAAAAGAACAACAacagttgaagaagaagaagaaaccttTGCTTGGAAAGTTTGGAAGCCTGCTCAAGAAAAAGGGTGGTAGCAACCAGAAATAGAAACAACATTTTCAACATTTGTGTGCATATTGATTCAACAACATTCATTTGTTTGCACTTGTTTGGTTTATGATTTTTGCTTCTATATAGAAATATAGGAATTTTACGAAATGGGCTTGTAATGTTGTTTAGGATTTCAATTTTCGTGCTTGTGGTTCTCCATGCTATGTTGGTAGCGAAGTGTATGATGATGAAGCAAAtccagatttttttttttacttgagaATATATTTTAACATTGgttctttattttttaatttatgctTACATTGTTCCTTTGTACTTGTCTCTACAACAaaagttttcttttttttcttcccgAATTACTGGTGTTTTGGCTAGTGGAgggagaaaaatattatttatttaagggGAACAAAAATATCTATGAAGAATTATAAGTAACTAAtacaacactaataaataaaaaaaaagaggtgTTTCACaataattgttttatatatttagtcAACTTATTTGCAGATTTATCCTCCTATTTTATCAACTTATGAATTTTGATTTTTCATATTTGTAAATTTGCAATGTTAATCCTTTACTTTTGCAATTTTGAAATTGGAttcaagattaaaattaaaagttaagTGACAATTTTTAAAGCATTTTAACTAAATATTTGAATAGtttatttttgtaatttatttattttattaaactaaTTAACAAAGCTATAATATTGTCTATTTAAAGTTATGCTCGACCTCacatattttataaaagaatCATATTTTTTGAAAGGCATATTCATTTTAAATAGGTTAGATTTAAACTCtgtaaaaagtttttaaatataGTTGACTATATTGGTCGGGGTGACCACATACCTTAATGAGTTTTAGTAGTTTAGGACTTGTTCACGGTGGTTAAAAGTCATGTTAGGTGGTGTTTTGGTTATAGAGAGAGCAAACTCACGTGAGGTGAgaaattatgtatttttttatgtatttcgTGTATATTATTTGAGTTACTTTCCTCATGCTATGGATTATGGATTAGATATTTTAGAGACTCGTGGACCTAGGTTTAGGGAATTCCTAGGAGGTGGTAATCGTTCCACCTTAATTAACTAGGGGAGTCGTTAAAGGCATACTTCTTAAGGAGTCGGGGGCATGATTTTACACATGCAGTTACAGACTAGATAAACCTCACTATACACGTTTACCCTTAGGGTGAGACTCAAGTTACCTGAGGGTTATGCTTCAAGCGATGCATTATGGAGTGGACGCTTGGCGAAGGAAAAACATGTGTCGCCCCATTTGAGGTCCCTTACAAATAGATCACTACATAGTCCCCCAAGAATGAGGGCTTGTAAAGGCGAAGTGTTTTAAGCGTATCGCTTATTTCAGTTGAACCCCGTAGTTACGGGCGAGTTCTTCAGTTAGGGGGCGAGTCCCTCAAATAAGGGATAAGTTTATCAACTTAGGGGCGAGTCCATCAGTTAGGGATGAATCATCACCCCCTTGTCAGTTGTCTCATGAGCAACTTGTGTGTTAGCTTGGGACGTCAAACATTAATCACTAATATCAAAAATACTCGATTTAATGTAAGAAATGATAGTTTATCTAAGAGACATCTAAACAACAACGACCTTCACACGTGTCAAAAACATGCTAAAAGCTCTTTCAAAACTTATAGGGAAGCCGAAAGGGTGTTTTTTGAACACTTGTGCTCCAATTTATTTATAAAAGGCTTCTTTGTTCCCCCTTTTTTCATTTCTTTACTCATTTTGATCACATAACTTCTTCTAGTTTTTCTGCCTGCACAATTGTCTACAAGTTTCTGCCACGGTGCAAAAAAATACCTGAGCGTATCACACACTTGGAATACAATAGAGTCGTCACTGATTTTTATTTGTTCCAAAGGAACaagaaaatatcaaataaaaccTACAAAGGAAAAAGGAATGGTCGTCGCAACCAAGAGCGGATTCAGAAGACAGTTATGCAAGGGAAAGGCATTAGCACCCTTTTACTTACTGTGATTtttggtaaacaatcgctagtcaCTTATTtaaggttacttgcaggatcggcTAGTGAATCCTGGAACATAATGCTAAGTTTTCGATGTTTATGTGCTCAAATGAACTTGAAATAAGTAAACTATGCACATGATTTTGACAGTGGTCGAAATCTTTATAAAGCAAAAGCGAATGGCTAAATGTAAGAGAACACTGAATtgtaaaggaaaataaatttaaataaaaaactttgCATTAAGTAAAAGAGAACTGTGTTCAAGCATACATTACACTCGTAAAACTCTTTTCTCGCTACGCTGGGTACTTCaagttttgtgagtttttgtagtAACTTTGACACCCCAAATCCTATCAGTAGAACCCCTATTTATATTAATATGTAGATAACTACCTAGTAACACTCTTCTTTCTACTAAATGACACGAATTTCTTGAATGCAGTTCGACTTCTACTTTCCTTCCACGTGTTTTCATATGCAGATAATTGCATTTATCGACCAACTAGATATTGTCAACGACTAAGTCTTTGGCTTTCTTCAGCTAATGCAGGGTCTTCGACCAACTAGATGCGTCGAAATGATCTTCTGTCGAAATGGCTTCGATGAATGTCCATTTTTTCTTTCATGTACAAGTTATGCTGAGATTTTTTAGAGCTATAAAAAATCTtggctaacaaattgcccccaaaaaATGTTTCTTTTCGATCAACGGAAGataatgatattttttatattcGACCAACCCCTTATTTCGGTTACGTCGTTGATATCATGGTCATTATGGCATTCTTGATCATTAGTCATATAAAAAATATGCGTCCCCACTAACATCATGGCTCATAGGTTCTAGGACGACGTAGGTTAATGATGCATAACCGCCTGATAACTACGCACGATGATCAACATATGTCATTACTTTGGCGCCAATTGTCAAAAAGTAAGATGATGAAGCATCTCCTCCTATCCTATATAAATATTTCTTAACATCCTTTTCCTTGTTTCAGCTTCcattttttcacacactttttcttAGCTCTTACGAATCACACTCAAACATTTCACCagaagttttcaaaaaaaaaactctttcacAATGGCTGCTTAAATATCCAGAAGTTCAAAGGATTCTCAAACCCTAAAAGAATATTTCCCCCAATCAACAGAATCCCCGGTCCAAACGTGGTTGGCAACCATGCATATGTCCTAAAACCCGCGTTGCATGAGGAGAAATGCCGCATCTATCAGTCTCGGGTACTTATACCTTTTTTAATTTCATGGAAAAACATACTCATTTATGGGTCCATTACTTGACCCTAAAGTGAAGTCTGCGACTTTGAAATATTTCTTTCCCTCACATTCTTGTACCAGACCCATAGTCTCCAAAACGGGTTCTGATGATGGAACTGCTGCTGATGCAAAAAACTCATATGGAAAATCCGATGTCGAAGTTCTGAACCTTTTAGATTTAGATTACATGACCAACAccttttgtgtttttctttttgcTCCTTCGATAAAAAAACTGAAGATTATATCTCATGTCTAGAAAGCCCAAACCTGAAAGGAGATGGGAATTTTCCAGGTGGCTCTTCCTCGCACTATTTCTGATCAGTGTCCGATTATGATGACTATTGACAAAGGGAATTGGGGTCCAAAGCCAACACGAATTATAAAATGTTAGGTATTTATCAGGTTATTGGGAGTTTGTGAAGGATCAATGACTATCATTTTAGGTGTATGGTTGGGGATATTTTGTGTTTAAAGAGAAAATGAAGTTGATAAAGGGTAGTTTGAAACTATGACATTacaatcactctcagaatctagAAGGCAAGATTAAAGCAGCAAAAGACCATATTTATTTCGTGGAAGTTAAAGGAGATAAGGTTGATTTAGAGGACAAGGAGATGGGAGAGTTACATTCTTTATCAGCAGAAATCCTTTCTTTATCCAATTAATATTTAAGTATCAAGTGACAAAAATCTAGATTACTTTGGCTAAATGAGGGAGATGCAAACTAAAAATTGTTTCATTGTATTATGTCCTCAATGGAATGATCGAATACTATCATGTCAACTTGAGTTAATAGGGTTTAGGTAGAGGGTGTCAATGGAGTGAGAATGTCGTTTTGGATCATTTTCATAATTATTTTCAGTCGTTAGGGGTTAATCGGCCGAGGATATAAGATCCATCTTTTAAATCTATCTCTACAGAAGAGGGGCCGATATTGACGTTACCTTTTTTCATAAGTTGGAATTAAGTAGGAAATTTGGGATATTGACGGTCTTAAGAGCCCCGGTCTGGATGGAATTAATCTTGGTTTTATAGAATATTTTTGGGATGTCTTAAAAGATGAGTTGATGCCCTTTATAATCTTGTTTCTCATTTATAATTCACTGATGATACGTTATTGGTATGGATTAAAAGTTGGGGTAATGTATGAGCTTTGAAGGAGGAGTTGATTCTTTTTAAAGCTATTTCGAGTTTAAAagttaacttgcataaaagcatgtTGTTTGGGGTCAACGTCTTAGAATCATGGTTGCAAGAGGTAGTGAGTGTTATAAACTGTAAGCATGACCCTCCACCTTTTTTGTATTTGGGGATGCCTATCGATGGAGATTCTAGGAAGCTTAATTTTTTGTATCCACTAATTGACCGTATCAAAAGAAGGCTGTCAGGGTGAAAAagtcactttctctctttcaggGTCGTCTGATTCTTATAAAATATGCTATGTCTTCCATTCCGGTCTACATTCTTTCTTTCGTTAAGGCACCCTTAAGTATCATATCTTCTCTTAAATCTATTTTAAatgtttggggggggggggggtg includes:
- the LOC131635902 gene encoding WEB family protein At3g02930, chloroplastic-like, producing MASKASTATTRSKISENSNKGVSPATPRVSKVSKVVSKSETESPPPLQNSQLSVERSPRSVISKPPVERKSAKASSTTPDKQVARAAKGSELQNQLNVAQDDLKKAKEQIVQAEKEKEKITDELKEAQRVAEEANEKLREALVDQKRAKEESEIEKFRAVELEQAGIETVKKKEEEWQKELESVKNQHALDVAALASTTEELQQIKQELAMMCDAKDQALNHADDAAKIAEVHAEKAESYAAELAQLKALLDSKQETEASDNRLIVKLKKEVKALKQELDKEMSYDEKLTEKENLIEQLNVELESSRMAESYARSLLEEWKKKVEELKMRVEESNRLERSASESLESVMKQLEGSNDLLHDAESVVGPLKEKVGLLEMTIARQKTDLEESERRLLIAKEESLENSKKIESLKSELETVKEEKDQALDNEQLAASSVQTLLEEKNKLFNELKNSREEEEKSKKAMESLASALHEISAESREAKENLLGNQAERQSYENQIEDLKLVLKGTNEKYESMLDEARHEIDVLIFSIESSKNVFENSKAEWEQRELHLVSSLKKAEEGNATTEKEINRLVYLLKEVEEEENSNREEETRLKENLNEVEAEAIHLQEALKEVTSENVKLKENILDKENEMQNVFQENDELRAREAESIKKVEELSKLLEEAATRNHNDQENGDLSDSEKDYDLLPKVIEFSEQNGHGYVGEDIPKVELSINQGLKHSLQEESITLNDKTDEKIESPKPVDANGKPKEDESKGNDDPEEVEFKMWESYKIEKKEFSFSPEREAEPESLEEEVESKIEEDGGRESFDKINGTAVTENIDNGGSSPLKEQQQLKKKKKPLLGKFGSLLKKKGGSNQK